In Fragaria vesca subsp. vesca linkage group LG1, FraVesHawaii_1.0, whole genome shotgun sequence, the sequence GGGCCGAGCCTTCTTGTCCTTGTCGATCTTCAAGTGTCTGATACCGTCTCTGATACCGAGTGCATATGCCGGAAGGTGTTGAATATGAGGCTGTTCACAAATGAGAGTACGTAATGGCAGAGGATGGGACTGAAACGTACTGCAGAGGAACTTGGAAGTCTTACTAGTGAGTCAATTTACATTGTATGGAATCCTGAAGGGTAATGAGCCTGATTTTCATGTCGCCATGGCGCCGGATAAAGCAAAGCCCTTTTACGATTCGTTGGGTTAGTGAGCTTTAGAAAATCCTACAAGCTAGATGCAAATAAACGATGGTGTGTTTGAGCAATGATGAAGGTAAACTTGGTCAATGATGGACTAGTTACAATGCAAATCAACTCTAATGGTGATGTAGAAGAATCATGAATTTGGCTTTGCTTTGATTGAATGTAAACTTAGCAATACATCGGAGTTCAAACGACTGGAATGTAATTTATGATTTTTGAGATCAATAGCAATGACTGATGATATTTGGAACTGTAATCATATGGATCATGATGTTCCTTGAGAATCTGTGTATGGAGAAGTTGAAAGTGTAGGATTGATTTTCAGGGTGATTTGATTTGACCAAAAGGAAAAGGAAATTGAAGGTGGGGGTGGTGTCCTAATTGTGAGCTGGGATTCTCAGAATGAAGGTTAGTTTATTATCATTCATCCATAAATTCACTCTTGAACCATTCTCCAAAAAAAAATTCACTCTTGAACACTGATCGGTGTGAATAAGAAGGGGAGGAAGAGTCGGCTGTTGTTGGGTAGGCATGATTGATAATAGAACACAAAGGGCAAAATAGTAAAAGCAGCAACTGAAGTAATAAAATATATTAAAATCAGATAGTGGGAGTGTGAAATGTAATTTTGGGAGTGCGATTTTCAGCTCCCTAAATTTATACCCCCTGGATATGTAGCGTGTTGAACTAGTTAATTATGTGGTTCGTTGTGGATATGATCGAGTATCTTTGAAAATATTTGCTATCATGGCTAAGCCAAACCTACTTGGAGGTTAAGGCATTTTGAGGCAAACGGGGCTACTTATTGATATAGTGTTGATTATCAAATATTTTGGTAATTAATGATATATTGTTTGCCTACAAAGTGACATTGGAAGGGATCTTGACGTGTGCATGCTGTTGATCAAGATTTGTTACCTTTGCAATTAAGGTATCGTGGTATAATTGTGGTTGATGCAGTACATATATTTACGGCCAAGAAGCATGCAAGAGATACAATTATATTATGGGAAAATGCCCAAATGCATAAAAACATGGATTTTAATGTCTACTTCAATGTAAATATTTTCTATTAGCCCATTTCAATGATTCTTGTGCAAAAGACATTATTACCCTTTATAGAATTAAACCCACACAAATCTCATTTCTTTCTCTTCTTCTCCTCTCGTCTCTCTCTCTCTCTCTCTCTCTCTCTCTCTCTCTCTCTCTCTCTCTCTCTCTCTCTACACCGTCACTCGCTGACAAGCCATGAGGAAGAGTGCGTCGTCGCCGGCAAGCCAAGCCACGGAACAGTGCGTCGTCGCTGGCAAGCCACGAGGAGGAGCTCCGATCTCCAACTCCAAGCATCTTCATCATGCCGTCTCGGTCTAACACACCTTTGCCGGTGAGTCGATTTGCCTGAGGCTTGAGGAGAAGATTCAATCTCCAAACAACCGAGCTCCGAGCAGGCCAGATCTGGTTGAGATCTGAGCAGGTCGGATCTGCTCCAAGCAGTTGGCGTCAAAGCAGGCCGACTTGGCAAGGACGACGGGGAAGCGGAGGCGCGTGAGGGAGTCGGAGCAGTCCACTTCCAGAAGCTTGTTGCAGCTCCGCATGGACTACAGACTTGGCGAGGACGACTGGGAAGCGGAGGCGCGTGAGGGAGTCGGAGCCGTCCACTTCCAGGAGCTTGTTGCCGCTCTGCACGGACTGCAGACTTGCCGCTCCGCACGGACTACTTTAGGGCTAAACTGAGGAGCAACAAGAGCAGGCTGAGAGGAGGACGAAATTCCGGTTGGGTGCCCAGAGTAAATTTTTTTTTTACGAGATCAGAGCAACGTTTCTTTGCGTGTGTGCATTTTGTGTACTTATGTTCTATTACATTAAGCTGAAATAAGTATATTATTGTGGGTTAGTAACTAATTATTGGGAGTCAGTAACTCAGTTATTGGAGGTCAGTAACTGGTTACTGAGTGTCAGTAACTGGTCAGTAACTGGTTACTGGGTGTCAGTAACTGATCAGTAACTGGTTACTGGGGGTCAGTAACTGGTTACTGGGTGTCAGTAACTGATCACTGGGAGTCAGTAACTGATTACTGAGTGTCAGTAACTGATTATTGGGGGTCAGTAACTGATTACTGGGGGTCAGTAACTGGTTACAGGGAAAAATCCGGTGACCGGAGTCCGACGGCCGGTGACCAAAGTCCTGAGATTCCGGCCAAGTATTCTCTTTTCATTTTCTCTCTCTATGCATGTTTATATTAAAGGGTAAGGGCAAAATAGTCTTAAAATAATATGATTTGTTAAGACTTTAGTAAAGATTTGTTCATTTGGGCATAAAGATTTGTGTATTTGGGCATAAAAAAAGTTACCTTATATTGAAATAGGCTAATAGAAAAGATTATCATTGGAATGGGAAATGAGGGGTTTAAATTAGTACTAAATGGACATTTTCCCTTATATTATTATGAGGATTCATTCCTTATCAGTATATCCATGGAATGATCACGTCCAGAAGGATTATCAAAGATGTGCGTGTCCAAGATTGAAGAGTCACACTTGGAAACAATATCTTTACGTAGAACGTGTTGACGTTAGCAGATCTCCAAAATTTATATTTGAGGTAAATATCTTTACCTAAACATCGTATCTAGTCTGATACGCAAATCGATACATGCGGTTTAATTCAGTAATTAGTTGCTGAATTGAACCAACTCTTTCATGTGAAAAAGCTGATGAGTTTTGCTGCTCAGGATGCCAACTTTAGGCACGATTTACGCCATTCCCGGATGATTTTTCTGATCAGTTCTTGAGTCTCTTGTTGACAGAAATATAAACCAGCAAGTGATTTCTTATGACGGCCAATTGGTGGCTACCTTTGAAGACATCATGCACTACGATATGATAGTTGGTAACAAGGCTGATCTCTACTCCATACCTTCCGCAAAGGTGCAATTGAAGATTATGCTTCGCCAAATGACAAAGATGCATGGGGGGCTAAGAGACTTGCCCTACGAGCAGCGTTTTCTAAATTTTCAAGTGAGTGACACAAAGCATCTCTGCTCAACACTTGGAAGTTCTCGCAAGAGAGAGTCTCATGCCGCGAATGTCAACATGTCAAGGCTTCGAGTGAAGCATTGGTGGCCTCCCCCGTGGCCAAACGAAGGGTAACTAACCATGTTGAGTTTCCTTCTTTCCTTTGCTTTTAGCTTTGCCTTTTAGTTTTTCGTTTTAGTTCTTGCATTGAAAAAGAGAAAATACAAAAAGAGATTCTGAGTTTTGCTGAAATGCAAAATAAACCTCGTACCTAACAGAGGTTTGATATGTTTAACATATATTTAGAGGCCTACACCTGAGGCCTAGGATACAAGAGACAATCACTATGTCTTTAAGTCACTGCCATTATGCCAACAAGGTCAAGTCACAGAAGAAAGGAAGAAAGTTTGCAATTCTGCAAATTACAGCTGCAGCTACTGTACATCAACTTCACAGATTAAACTGGGCAAATCCAGGAAGAACCAGCAAGAAATCTGCATATGCACGGAAATCCCTGGGTGTCTACCTTCTACAAAATTTACGGTTCATAATTCTGACATTCTTGGAGAAAGTTATGGCAGTTTGAATTCCAGAAGGTCAGAATGCACGAAAGTCAGCATCATGTGTTTGTTCATGACCTTTGGAGCTTCTAGCACGGTACCTTTGGCTCGGCGAATGCATACTGGTTTTTTCTCTATACATGCTTGCATACTTGGGGGGTTTGAGACTCAAGTTTTGCTACCCTTAATTTATTCGCTCGATTTCGGAACCCAAAACTGGGGGCACATAGGGACAGAATCAGGTACTTCAAATTTTTGAAGTTTTTGCAATTTTGTGCACAGAGTTTTGTTGGTGTCTGAAGCCAACACCTGTGGCTTCCAATGGTGTTTCTTTGTTAACATTCTTGTTGAGATATATGCAACAACAGTCATGATTTACTTGGCCAATATCTGTGGCCTCTAATTCTGAATTTTCGAAACAACATCTGTGTTTCTTAAAGCCAATTATATTGGGAAAAAGATCATTTGCACAAATCAAACCTCATTCCAATGATAATCTTTTTTGTTAGCCCACTTAAATATAAGAACTTCTTTTATGCCCAAATGCATAAATCTTTATTAAAATCTTAATATAATAATAATTTTGAAGACTTTTTTACCCTTAGTTTTAAATTTAAGAGAGAAAGTGGAAGAGAGGGAGGGAAGACTATGTCGGAAGCACACCGGACTCCGGCCGCGGGACTCTGGACACCGGCCGCCGGATTCTGGTCATCGGCCGCCAAAAAATTTCCGGCCGCTGAAAAATTGTTGGAATCTCACGGGATTTTTTTAAGAAAAAATGTTACCGGAATCCATCGAATCTTGCCAGAAGTATACCGGCAAAAAAAACCCCTAGTAAACTATTACTGGGGGTAGTAAAGTTGCAAAACAATATCTCCAATGCAATAATACACATTAAAACAAAGAAAAATTAACTCAGATACGAAAAAATAAAGTTTACTGGGGATAGTAAATTTTTCATTAAAGTTTACTACCCCTAGTAAACTTCAACTGGGGGTAGTAAACATGCAAAACAGTATCTTCAAAGGTCAAAATACACATTAAAACAGAAAAAAAAATCAACTTAAATGCAAAAAAATAAAGTTTACTGGGGGTAGTAAATTTTTCAGTAAAGTTTACTACCCCTAGTAAACCTCTACTGGGGGTAGTTAACTTGTAAAATAGTATCTCCAAAGGTTATAATACATATTAAAACGGAGAAAAATCAACTTCGATGCGAAGAAACAAAGTTTACTACCCCTAGTAATCTTCTATTAGGGGTAGTAAACTTGTCGTACAACAATATTAGTGGTAAAGAAAGAGAGAAC encodes:
- the LOC101312771 gene encoding LOW QUALITY PROTEIN: D-tyrosyl-tRNA(Tyr) deacylase 1-like (The sequence of the model RefSeq protein was modified relative to this genomic sequence to represent the inferred complete CDS: inserted 1 base in 1 codon; deleted 5 bases in 3 codons; substituted 2 bases at 2 genomic stop codons) is translated as MIWKSSSPRVQIHISLLESSSPIRAMRAVDQRVASQSATASVEVDDRTAXAIGPSLLVLVDLQVSDTVSDTECICRKVLNMRLFTNESTNGRGWDXNVLQRNLEVLLVSQFTLYGILKGNEPDFHVAMAPDKAKPFYDSLLVSFRKSYKLDANKRWCVXAMMKVNLVNDGLVTMQINSNGDVEES